Proteins from a single region of Desulfovibrio sp. Huiquan2017:
- a CDS encoding FliA/WhiG family RNA polymerase sigma factor yields MAILNSSGKSSSSRNDPWLELEQGVKHWDDFSPRDRENIVRYYAPKIRILALRLKAKLPQSVELNELISAGSLGLLDALGKFNPELGIKFDTYSENRIKGAMLDELRRMDWFSRGLRQKVKVLEDSMRRIEHETGSPATPEQLCAHTGMSDKEVQQGLEALNNQVCLSLDTFQENLISQKKMTDNEPFQSAAFQEIVDKVANLIEELTPREKLVISLYYGEELNMKETAEVMDITEGRVSQLHSQALNKLRKTFRARYENE; encoded by the coding sequence ATGGCAATATTAAATTCTTCTGGAAAAAGCTCCTCTTCCAGGAACGATCCGTGGCTTGAGCTGGAACAGGGCGTCAAGCATTGGGACGATTTTTCCCCGCGCGACCGGGAAAACATCGTCCGCTACTATGCGCCCAAAATCCGGATTCTGGCGTTGCGGCTCAAAGCCAAGTTGCCCCAAAGTGTGGAGCTCAACGAGCTCATCAGTGCGGGCAGCCTCGGGCTTCTGGACGCCTTGGGGAAATTCAACCCGGAATTGGGGATCAAATTCGACACCTATTCGGAAAACCGGATCAAGGGGGCCATGCTCGACGAGCTGCGACGCATGGACTGGTTTTCCCGGGGGCTGCGGCAAAAGGTCAAGGTGCTGGAGGACTCCATGCGCCGGATCGAACACGAGACGGGATCCCCGGCCACGCCGGAACAGCTCTGCGCCCATACCGGCATGTCCGACAAGGAAGTCCAGCAGGGACTCGAAGCCCTGAACAATCAGGTATGTCTCAGTCTCGACACGTTCCAGGAAAACCTCATCAGCCAAAAGAAGATGACCGACAACGAACCGTTCCAGTCGGCCGCCTTCCAGGAGATTGTTGACAAAGTAGCCAATCTAATTGAAGAATTGACGCCAAGAGAAAAATTGGTCATATCTCTCTACTACGGGGAGGAGTTGAACATGAAGGAGACGGCCGAAGTTATGGACATAACCGAGGGGCGCGTCTCGCAACTCCACTCTCAAGCATTGAATAAATTAAGAAAAACGTTCAGAGCTCGTTACGAAAACGAGTAG
- a CDS encoding chemotaxis response regulator CheY — translation MAYDTNMRVLVVDDFSTMRKIIKNILRQLGFNNIVEADDGSTAWEVLNKDNIDFIVSDWNMPTMSGIELLRKVRASEEYSDIPFLMVTAEAQQENIIEAVQAKVSNYIVKPFTPETLGQKIDKIFS, via the coding sequence ATGGCTTACGACACCAACATGCGCGTTCTGGTTGTAGACGATTTTTCCACGATGCGTAAAATCATCAAAAACATCCTGCGCCAACTGGGTTTCAACAACATCGTCGAGGCCGATGACGGCTCCACCGCCTGGGAAGTGCTCAACAAGGACAATATCGATTTCATCGTTTCCGACTGGAACATGCCGACCATGTCCGGCATCGAACTGCTCCGCAAGGTTCGCGCCAGCGAGGAGTACTCCGACATCCCCTTCCTGATGGTCACCGCCGAGGCCCAGCAGGAAAATATCATCGAGGCAGTGCAGGCCAAGGTGTCCAATTACATCGTCAAGCCGTTCACTCCCGAAACACTGGGCCAGAAGATCGACAAAATCTTCAGCTAA
- a CDS encoding flagellar basal body-associated FliL family protein, producing MVLLVPDDADDVTDAPAGQRKAELDDAAASRATQKVDLDLDDAPFLEDEDEEEEIEATESEIPFPTEDDAKPKPGLVALLKNKFVLMGMGVILILLVIIAILLLREPESPPPPPPAPAEEAAAPEPEPAVPETPQVLIKLDPFLIEQRDESGKIRFLEITLLLSTEDEGLARQFKQETFAVRNALYYYLKNKDLQFLSDEKNSEKLKNELLVIVNQYMGFGQFDTLMFEQYLVR from the coding sequence ATGGTCTTGCTCGTCCCGGATGATGCCGATGATGTAACCGACGCTCCCGCGGGACAGCGGAAAGCGGAGTTGGACGATGCCGCGGCGAGTCGGGCCACCCAGAAGGTCGATCTCGACCTCGACGATGCCCCATTCCTTGAAGACGAGGACGAAGAGGAGGAGATCGAGGCCACCGAGAGCGAAATCCCGTTCCCGACCGAGGACGACGCCAAGCCCAAGCCGGGCCTGGTCGCCCTGCTCAAGAACAAATTCGTTCTCATGGGGATGGGCGTCATCCTGATCCTGCTGGTCATCATCGCCATCCTCCTTTTGCGCGAACCCGAATCGCCACCTCCTCCGCCGCCCGCGCCCGCCGAGGAAGCGGCTGCCCCGGAACCGGAACCAGCGGTCCCGGAAACGCCGCAGGTCCTCATCAAGTTGGATCCGTTCCTCATCGAACAACGGGACGAATCAGGCAAGATCCGCTTCCTTGAGATCACTCTCCTCCTGTCCACCGAGGACGAGGGGCTGGCCAGGCAATTCAAACAGGAGACGTTTGCCGTACGCAACGCCCTGTACTACTATCTCAAGAATAAGGATCTCCAATTTCTGTCCGATGAGAAGAACAGCGAGAAGTTAAAAAATGAATTACTGGTCATCGTCAACCAGTACATGGGGTTTGGTCAGTTCGATACGTTGATGTTCGAACAATATCTTGTGAGGTGA
- a CDS encoding IS1595 family transposase: MRKSRLSQSKQLRLIEHFVAGTTARCAADLVGVTVKTAAFYFHRLRKIIAEEEACEEMDFGEFEVDESYFGGKRKGKRGRGAAGKVPVFGILKRGGKVYTQVIPDAKSKTLLPIIQKKVRPDSIVYSDALYSYNVLDISEFKHFRINHSKLFADKQNHINGIENFWNQAKRHMRKFNGIPTKHFPLFLKECEWRFNTSNPQTQFKQLKQLVKKHMG, from the coding sequence ATGCGGAAAAGTCGTTTGAGTCAGAGTAAGCAGCTCCGTTTGATCGAGCATTTCGTGGCAGGGACCACAGCCCGCTGTGCTGCCGATCTGGTCGGAGTGACCGTCAAAACAGCCGCTTTCTATTTTCACCGTCTCCGAAAAATCATAGCCGAAGAAGAGGCCTGTGAAGAGATGGACTTCGGCGAATTTGAAGTCGATGAAAGCTACTTCGGAGGGAAACGGAAGGGTAAACGAGGCCGAGGGGCCGCAGGCAAGGTGCCTGTTTTTGGAATCCTTAAGCGAGGCGGAAAGGTCTACACGCAAGTAATTCCTGACGCCAAAAGTAAAACGCTGTTGCCAATCATTCAGAAGAAGGTGCGGCCAGACAGTATCGTGTACTCAGATGCTCTTTACAGCTACAATGTTCTGGATATTTCTGAATTCAAACATTTCAGGATCAACCACTCGAAGTTGTTTGCTGACAAGCAGAACCACATCAACGGAATCGAGAATTTTTGGAACCAGGCCAAGCGTCATATGAGGAAGTTTAACGGTATCCCGACCAAACATTTCCCCCTTTTTTTGAAGGAATGTGAATGGCGTTTTAATACCAGCAATCCACAAACTCAGTTTAAACAACTGAAACAGTTGGTTAAGAAGCATATGGGCTGA
- the lpxC gene encoding UDP-3-O-acyl-N-acetylglucosamine deacetylase translates to MSQTTIHRSVRCTGIGLHSGKQVDLVLRPAAEDTGILFSLRDGSGSTFLTPAPSLVVETSLATVLGDGHETVATVEHLLASINGMGIDNIHIEVTGKEVPIMDGSAASFVYLLKQAGVRKLNKPRKIMAVKKAMEFEQDGKYIKARPYDGLRLDYTIEFAHPLIGRQEMSLEITPENFTQHLAKARTFGFLKEVDYLHANGLALGGTLDNAVVLDEYNILNAEGLRFDDEFVRHKMLDFVGDIATFGARLQGHFEVFASGHALNNAFLRHLDENRDLYLEEKLEVIPAVEEAPAREQLRPAPAVA, encoded by the coding sequence ATGTCTCAGACAACTATACATAGATCAGTACGTTGCACCGGGATCGGGCTCCACAGCGGCAAGCAGGTGGATTTGGTCCTTAGGCCCGCAGCGGAAGACACCGGCATCCTGTTTTCCCTACGCGACGGATCCGGGTCCACCTTCCTGACTCCCGCCCCGTCCCTGGTCGTGGAGACCAGCCTGGCCACGGTGCTGGGAGACGGCCATGAGACCGTGGCCACCGTCGAGCATCTGCTGGCCTCCATCAACGGCATGGGCATCGACAACATCCACATCGAAGTCACGGGCAAGGAAGTGCCCATCATGGACGGCAGCGCCGCCTCTTTCGTCTATCTGCTCAAGCAGGCGGGCGTCCGCAAGCTGAACAAGCCCCGCAAAATCATGGCCGTCAAGAAGGCCATGGAGTTCGAGCAGGACGGCAAATACATCAAGGCCCGCCCCTATGACGGTCTGCGTCTGGACTACACCATCGAGTTCGCGCACCCGCTCATCGGTCGCCAGGAGATGTCCCTGGAGATCACTCCCGAGAATTTCACCCAGCATCTCGCCAAGGCCCGTACCTTCGGTTTTCTCAAGGAAGTCGATTACCTGCATGCCAACGGCTTGGCTTTGGGCGGCACCTTGGACAATGCGGTTGTTCTGGACGAATACAATATCCTCAATGCCGAGGGGCTGCGTTTCGACGACGAGTTCGTGCGTCACAAGATGTTGGATTTCGTCGGCGACATCGCCACCTTCGGCGCGCGCCTTCAGGGGCATTTCGAGGTCTTCGCTTCGGGTCATGCCCTGAACAACGCTTTCCTCCGGCACCTGGACGAGAACCGGGACCTCTATCTGGAGGAAAAGCTGGAAGTCATCCCCGCGGTCGAGGAAGCTCCGGCCCGCGAACAACTCCGTCCGGCTCCCGCCGTGGCCTAG
- the prmC gene encoding peptide chain release factor N(5)-glutamine methyltransferase, whose product MSRNIQDVLKACESRLSGVDSPRLSAELLAAHALGCSRLALNLERGRVLTGAELAAVEALIARRAAGEPVAYILGSREFYGLDFVVSPAVLIPRPETEHIVEGVEARFTKKQAFRFADLGTGSGILAVTLTTLFPEARGVAVDISADALDVARANAEAHNVADRLDFLQADFTVETVEGAFDLVVSNPPYVTEAEFEAASHEVTGFEPTGALVSGADGLDHIRAMLPGVAAMLNPRGWLLMEIGCGQGQTVINIIIDKRPLFEEVGVEKDLAGRDRVVVARKK is encoded by the coding sequence GTGTCCCGAAACATTCAGGATGTGCTGAAAGCGTGCGAGTCCCGCCTGTCCGGCGTGGACTCGCCGCGTTTAAGCGCCGAGCTCCTGGCTGCCCATGCCCTGGGCTGCTCACGCCTGGCCCTGAACCTTGAGCGGGGCAGGGTACTTACAGGGGCGGAGTTGGCCGCCGTAGAGGCCTTGATCGCGCGCCGAGCAGCGGGCGAGCCCGTGGCCTATATCCTGGGCAGCCGGGAATTCTACGGGCTCGATTTCGTCGTTTCGCCCGCCGTGCTCATTCCCCGGCCCGAAACCGAACACATCGTCGAGGGCGTGGAGGCGCGGTTCACCAAGAAACAGGCGTTTCGGTTTGCTGACCTCGGCACCGGTTCCGGCATTCTGGCCGTGACCCTCACCACGCTCTTCCCCGAGGCCAGAGGGGTGGCGGTGGACATCAGCGCCGATGCTCTGGATGTGGCCCGTGCCAATGCAGAAGCGCACAATGTAGCCGATAGGCTCGACTTTCTTCAGGCCGACTTCACCGTGGAGACCGTGGAAGGGGCGTTCGACCTGGTGGTTTCCAATCCTCCGTACGTCACCGAAGCCGAATTTGAGGCCGCCAGCCATGAAGTCACCGGCTTCGAACCCACCGGCGCGCTGGTCAGCGGCGCGGATGGGCTTGATCACATCCGGGCCATGCTCCCTGGGGTGGCCGCCATGCTCAATCCGAGGGGATGGCTGCTTATGGAAATTGGCTGTGGGCAGGGTCAGACAGTAATAAATATCATTATTGATAAACGGCCGTTATTCGAAGAGGTTGGCGTGGAAAAAGACCTCGCCGGACGGGACCGTGTGGTCGTTGCGCGGAAAAAATAA
- the prfA gene encoding peptide chain release factor 1 yields the protein MFGKLEEIEEKYIELEQELAQPDIFNDQERYKKVSKAHADLGEVVEVFRKYKQLSRDLEDNHEMMNDADPEIREMAKAEIDDLEGQLPALEDELKVLLLPKDPMDEKNIILEIRAGTGGDEAALFAADLYRMYTRYAEINHWKVEEMSANHTGSGGYKEVIASISGDKVYSKLKYESGTHRVQRVPATESQGRIHTSAVTVAIMPEAEEVDVELRPEDLRVDVFRSSGPGGQSVNTTDSAIRVTHIPSGLVVICQDEKSQHKNKAKALKVLRSRLLQLEQDKAKAEEEATRRSQVGSGDRSERIRTYNYPQGRVSDHRINLTLHKLPQIMEGELQDLTDALISYFQAEALKRQGD from the coding sequence ATGTTTGGCAAGCTAGAAGAAATTGAGGAAAAATACATCGAGTTGGAGCAGGAGCTTGCCCAGCCCGATATTTTCAACGACCAGGAGCGGTACAAGAAGGTCTCCAAGGCCCACGCCGACCTGGGCGAGGTGGTCGAGGTCTTTCGCAAGTACAAGCAGCTTTCGCGGGATCTGGAAGACAACCACGAGATGATGAACGACGCCGATCCCGAGATTCGGGAGATGGCCAAGGCCGAAATCGACGACCTTGAAGGCCAACTGCCCGCGCTTGAGGACGAGCTCAAGGTTCTGCTGCTGCCCAAGGACCCCATGGATGAAAAGAACATCATCCTGGAAATCCGGGCGGGCACCGGTGGCGATGAAGCGGCCTTGTTCGCGGCCGATCTGTACCGCATGTACACCCGGTACGCCGAGATCAATCATTGGAAAGTCGAGGAGATGAGCGCCAACCACACCGGTTCCGGCGGCTACAAGGAAGTTATCGCCTCCATCTCCGGCGACAAGGTCTACAGCAAGCTCAAGTACGAGTCCGGAACGCACCGGGTGCAGCGCGTCCCGGCCACCGAGTCCCAGGGACGCATCCATACGTCCGCCGTGACCGTGGCCATTATGCCCGAGGCCGAAGAAGTGGACGTGGAACTTCGTCCCGAGGACCTGCGCGTGGATGTGTTCCGCTCCTCCGGTCCCGGCGGCCAGTCGGTCAACACTACGGACTCGGCTATTCGCGTGACCCACATTCCGTCCGGCCTGGTGGTCATCTGCCAGGACGAAAAGTCCCAACACAAGAACAAGGCCAAGGCGTTGAAGGTCCTGCGTTCCCGTCTGCTCCAGCTCGAGCAGGACAAAGCCAAGGCCGAGGAAGAGGCCACCCGGCGCAGCCAGGTGGGGTCCGGCGACAGGTCCGAGCGCATTCGCACCTACAACTACCCCCAGGGCCGCGTGTCCGACCACCGCATCAACCTGACCTTGCACAAACTCCCCCAGATTATGGAGGGCGAGTTGCAGGACTTGACCGATGCCTTGATCAGTTATTTCCAGGCCGAAGCCCTCAAGCGGCAGGGCGACTAG
- a CDS encoding DUF1385 domain-containing protein, with amino-acid sequence MAAPQAVGGQAVIEGVMMRAQDKLAIAIRKADGEIVTDVRPWFTLIRHPLLKKPFLRGFPVLMETMVNGIKALNYSAMQAAEDTEEEDGELTTWHLVLTMVLALGAALGLFVVLPHFLSVGMEMLGLGGDVDSLSFHAWDGLIKMVVFVGYILAISYIPDIRRVFEYHGAEHKIIWTWEEGKELSPASSRFYSRLHPRCGTAFLLFVLAVSILLYAVLVPWLLTFYSPEHFMVKHLYIVGMKLFLMIPVSCVAYEMIKFAGKYSKNGLCKLMCWPGLMMQLLTTKEPDDSQLEVAIAALRCAVNAEEC; translated from the coding sequence ATGGCCGCACCCCAGGCCGTGGGCGGCCAGGCGGTGATCGAGGGCGTGATGATGCGCGCCCAGGACAAGCTCGCCATCGCTATCCGCAAGGCGGACGGCGAGATCGTCACCGATGTCCGGCCATGGTTCACCCTGATCAGACATCCCTTGCTCAAGAAACCCTTCCTGCGCGGCTTTCCGGTGCTCATGGAAACCATGGTCAACGGCATCAAGGCCCTCAACTATTCAGCCATGCAGGCTGCCGAGGACACCGAGGAAGAAGACGGGGAACTGACCACTTGGCACCTCGTTCTGACCATGGTTCTGGCGCTCGGCGCGGCCCTCGGCCTGTTTGTGGTCCTGCCGCATTTCCTGTCCGTGGGCATGGAGATGCTCGGCTTGGGCGGCGATGTGGATTCCCTGAGCTTCCACGCCTGGGACGGGTTGATCAAGATGGTCGTCTTCGTGGGCTACATCCTGGCCATTTCTTATATCCCGGACATCCGGCGGGTCTTCGAGTATCACGGGGCCGAACACAAGATCATCTGGACTTGGGAAGAGGGCAAGGAGCTTTCTCCGGCGTCCAGCCGTTTCTACAGCCGGTTGCATCCGCGCTGCGGCACAGCCTTCCTGCTTTTCGTCCTGGCCGTGTCCATTCTGCTCTATGCCGTGCTTGTGCCCTGGCTGCTGACGTTTTATTCGCCGGAACATTTCATGGTCAAACATCTGTACATCGTCGGCATGAAGCTTTTCCTTATGATTCCGGTCAGTTGTGTGGCCTATGAGATGATCAAATTTGCCGGTAAATACAGCAAGAACGGCCTGTGCAAACTGATGTGCTGGCCCGGGCTGATGATGCAGTTGCTGACCACCAAGGAACCCGACGACAGCCAGCTTGAGGTGGCCATCGCCGCCCTGCGCTGCGCCGTCAACGCCGAGGAGTGCTAG
- the rpmE gene encoding 50S ribosomal protein L31 — protein sequence MKNDIHPKTYKAKVRCHCGYEAELLTTKGEAFEVEICANCHPFYTGKQRFVDTAGRIDRFRKKYGDLNTLAAKSK from the coding sequence ATGAAAAACGATATTCATCCCAAGACTTACAAGGCTAAAGTCCGTTGTCACTGCGGATACGAGGCCGAGCTGCTGACCACCAAGGGTGAGGCGTTCGAGGTGGAAATCTGCGCCAACTGCCATCCCTTCTACACCGGCAAGCAGCGCTTTGTGGACACCGCCGGCCGCATTGACCGCTTCCGCAAGAAGTACGGCGATCTGAACACCTTGGCCGCCAAATCCAAGTAG
- a CDS encoding TusE/DsrC/DsvC family sulfur relay protein, protein MAVVEFQGSSFEVDEDGFLQKFEDWTPVWVEYVKESEGIKEISEDHQKVIDFLQDYYKKNGIAPMVRILSKVTGFKLKQIYELFPSGPGKGACKMAGLPKPTGCV, encoded by the coding sequence ATGGCTGTTGTTGAATTCCAGGGCTCTTCTTTCGAAGTTGACGAAGACGGCTTCCTGCAGAAATTTGAAGACTGGACCCCTGTCTGGGTCGAATACGTGAAGGAATCCGAGGGCATCAAGGAGATCTCCGAGGATCACCAGAAGGTCATCGACTTCCTGCAGGATTACTACAAGAAGAACGGCATCGCTCCGATGGTCCGTATCCTCTCCAAGGTCACCGGCTTCAAGCTGAAGCAGATCTACGAGCTGTTCCCGTCCGGACCCGGCAAGGGAGCCTGTAAGATGGCTGGCCTGCCCAAGCCCACCGGCTGCGTCTAG
- a CDS encoding YcaO-like family protein, which yields MIELKHCPKSFTTDQDKACTPVETVKRVKAALAEKCSGVLAKTDRVDTGRLGIPVFVSECGPEAREVMPTRKQMGKGASPEQAEASALMELVERFSYFSFWADPGNFTELTWSEAQERWPGKVMDIGQVIRSVNEDIAADKAVRLLDLIRWKFHPALNVRSGQEEYVPLDWFKKLNEFNGSSAGNTFEESIAQGACELVERHVCALIDRSRRVTPTIDSASCDDPILRRLLDCFERNGVTIILKDFSLGYPVPTVAAVAWDRKTFPALSEIVFTAGTAASPVKAAIRAVTEVAQLAGDFETSRVYEASGLPKFTELDQIEWLKEGDVVALDSLPTVEDEDIFNELNALARGLGDMGDTLYSVDTRHPELMVTANYNFVPGFDFRERTPHRSMGLFVGRILAEEADFDAALEGLDVLEEIYPGAYFLPFFRGLLALRMGDPTYAAACFEESVDLQPADAERGLALFYQAYALSRLEAWEETIELLGRAIGLDRECREFFNLRGVAHFKGGRYELAAEDFKASLDIDSGSPHDLANLGLCHKFLGNLREAADYLQAALDMDPSLEYAHQHLSEIVES from the coding sequence GTGATCGAGCTCAAACATTGCCCCAAATCCTTCACCACCGACCAGGACAAGGCATGCACCCCGGTGGAGACCGTAAAGCGCGTCAAGGCCGCTCTGGCCGAGAAATGCAGCGGCGTCCTGGCCAAGACCGACCGGGTGGATACCGGCCGTCTCGGCATTCCGGTGTTTGTCAGTGAGTGCGGTCCCGAAGCCCGCGAGGTCATGCCCACGCGCAAGCAGATGGGCAAGGGCGCGTCCCCGGAACAGGCCGAGGCCTCGGCCCTCATGGAACTGGTGGAGCGGTTCTCCTATTTCAGCTTTTGGGCCGATCCGGGCAATTTCACCGAACTGACTTGGTCCGAGGCACAGGAGCGATGGCCCGGCAAGGTCATGGACATCGGCCAGGTGATCCGTTCGGTGAACGAGGACATCGCCGCGGACAAGGCCGTTCGGCTCCTGGATCTCATCCGTTGGAAGTTCCACCCCGCGCTCAACGTGCGTTCCGGGCAGGAAGAGTACGTCCCTCTGGATTGGTTCAAGAAGCTCAATGAGTTTAACGGTTCATCCGCCGGGAACACCTTCGAGGAATCCATTGCCCAAGGCGCGTGCGAGTTGGTGGAGCGGCATGTCTGCGCGCTCATCGACCGTAGCCGACGGGTGACCCCGACCATTGATTCGGCCTCCTGTGACGACCCGATCCTGCGCCGCCTGCTCGATTGCTTCGAGCGTAACGGCGTGACCATCATCCTCAAGGATTTTTCCCTGGGCTACCCCGTGCCCACCGTGGCGGCCGTGGCCTGGGACCGCAAGACCTTCCCGGCGTTGAGCGAAATAGTATTCACCGCCGGGACCGCGGCCTCGCCGGTCAAGGCCGCCATCCGCGCCGTGACCGAGGTGGCCCAGCTGGCGGGCGATTTCGAGACCAGCCGCGTGTACGAGGCCTCGGGACTGCCCAAATTCACCGAACTCGATCAGATCGAATGGTTGAAGGAAGGGGACGTGGTTGCCCTCGATTCCCTGCCTACGGTGGAGGACGAGGATATCTTCAATGAACTGAACGCCCTGGCGCGCGGCCTCGGAGACATGGGCGACACGTTGTATTCCGTGGACACCCGGCACCCGGAGCTGATGGTCACGGCAAACTACAACTTCGTGCCCGGCTTCGACTTCCGCGAGCGCACGCCGCATCGCTCCATGGGACTTTTCGTGGGACGCATCCTGGCCGAGGAGGCCGACTTCGACGCAGCCCTGGAAGGGCTGGATGTGCTGGAGGAGATTTATCCCGGCGCCTACTTCCTGCCGTTCTTCCGTGGACTGCTCGCCCTGCGCATGGGCGACCCGACCTATGCGGCGGCCTGCTTCGAGGAGTCCGTTGACCTGCAACCCGCAGACGCCGAACGCGGCCTGGCGCTCTTCTACCAGGCCTACGCCCTGTCCAGATTGGAGGCCTGGGAAGAGACCATCGAACTCCTGGGCCGGGCCATCGGGCTCGACCGGGAGTGCCGGGAGTTCTTCAATCTGCGTGGCGTGGCGCACTTCAAAGGCGGCCGGTACGAGTTGGCGGCCGAGGACTTCAAGGCGTCTTTGGATATCGACAGCGGCTCGCCCCACGATCTGGCGAACCTTGGCCTGTGCCATAAGTTTTTGGGCAATCTCCGGGAGGCGGCGGATTATTTGCAGGCGGCTCTCGACATGGACCCGTCCTTGGAGTATGCTCACCAACATCTGTCCGAAATTGTGGAATCCTAG
- a CDS encoding methyltransferase gives MADTVFNLDQPIGALIDIAVREFGEVGFETVNIGDKSLEVLQVKQMPKYLDKLVDKSRAGKKIVLPLWAKVWPSCLVLGYTLTRFPFAPGCSILEVGAGCAVNGMVMAKLGHHVTVSDVEPYALLFSRINVLRNGLDGLVDIRRVDFTTDSLGRRFDYIIGCEVLYEEAVYEPLADFLDAQLAEAPTAEVLMAMDKKRQGRKFFDKAAGLFAMMKSEANYKDNETGEENVVNLFRMKRKAL, from the coding sequence ATGGCGGATACCGTTTTCAACCTGGACCAGCCTATCGGTGCGCTCATCGACATTGCCGTGCGGGAGTTCGGCGAGGTCGGATTCGAGACCGTGAACATCGGCGACAAGAGCCTGGAGGTGCTCCAGGTCAAGCAGATGCCGAAGTATCTCGACAAGCTGGTGGACAAATCCCGGGCGGGCAAAAAAATTGTCCTGCCCCTGTGGGCCAAGGTTTGGCCTTCCTGCCTGGTGCTGGGCTATACCCTGACCCGGTTTCCGTTCGCGCCCGGCTGCTCCATTCTCGAGGTGGGCGCGGGCTGCGCCGTGAACGGCATGGTCATGGCCAAGCTTGGCCACCATGTGACCGTGAGCGATGTGGAGCCCTACGCTTTGCTGTTCAGCCGGATCAATGTTCTCAGGAACGGTCTGGACGGCTTGGTGGACATCCGGCGGGTGGACTTCACCACGGATTCGCTGGGGCGGCGCTTCGACTACATTATCGGTTGCGAGGTACTCTATGAAGAGGCGGTCTACGAACCGCTGGCGGATTTCCTCGACGCCCAGCTGGCAGAGGCCCCGACCGCCGAGGTCCTCATGGCCATGGACAAGAAGCGGCAGGGCAGGAAATTCTTCGACAAGGCCGCCGGACTCTTCGCCATGATGAAGTCCGAGGCCAACTACAAGGACAACGAGACCGGCGAGGAGAACGTCGTCAACCTGTTCCGCATGAAGAGGAAGGCATTGTGA
- a CDS encoding response regulator, whose translation MRILIVEDEFTSRKLLTALLSDFGECDTASDGVECVDAFRRAIDEGRPYDLVCMDIMMPNKDGHQALKDIRAMEQELGVSTADEAKVIMITALNDPKTVVRAYYKGGAAAYLPKPIEVESLYAILRNLALID comes from the coding sequence ATGCGTATCCTTATAGTTGAAGATGAATTCACCAGCCGTAAGCTTTTGACCGCGTTGCTGTCCGATTTCGGCGAGTGCGACACGGCCTCCGACGGCGTGGAGTGCGTGGACGCCTTCCGTCGCGCCATCGACGAGGGCCGCCCTTATGATCTGGTCTGCATGGACATCATGATGCCCAACAAGGACGGCCATCAGGCCCTCAAGGACATCCGGGCCATGGAACAGGAATTGGGCGTGTCCACCGCCGACGAGGCCAAGGTCATCATGATTACCGCTCTGAACGACCCGAAGACCGTGGTCCGGGCCTACTACAAGGGCGGGGCCGCGGCCTACCTGCCCAAACCCATCGAGGTGGAGAGCCTCTACGCCATTCTGCGCAACCTTGCGCTCATCGATTGA
- a CDS encoding SHOCT domain-containing protein: MDFSHIPALLGGFFDFLDSPQWRAWPFNSGYGEHILPAVARLLFVSLIMGAILLFLRLLFGPGGPLRDKELDEEARLETEKERAELKERFEKGEISEPEYEVRMKRLKD, encoded by the coding sequence ATGGATTTTTCGCACATTCCCGCCCTGCTCGGCGGTTTTTTCGATTTTCTGGACAGCCCGCAATGGCGCGCATGGCCGTTCAATTCCGGGTATGGGGAACACATTCTGCCCGCCGTGGCCCGCCTGCTCTTCGTCTCCCTGATCATGGGAGCGATCCTGCTCTTTCTCCGGCTGCTCTTCGGCCCGGGCGGCCCCCTGCGGGACAAGGAACTCGACGAGGAGGCCCGCCTAGAGACCGAAAAGGAACGGGCCGAGCTCAAGGAGCGGTTCGAAAAGGGAGAAATCTCCGAACCGGAATACGAAGTCAGGATGAAGAGGCTCAAGGATTGA